The Paralichthys olivaceus isolate ysfri-2021 chromosome 9, ASM2471397v2, whole genome shotgun sequence genome contains a region encoding:
- the LOC109627973 gene encoding uncharacterized protein isoform X7, protein MLVSLLLLLLAAAAVHAGDFYEEQYGSTIRIRMRGSAHSLIFVPRDGSESVILWKLNDPSFSTYRRGVINGYLVINNLTQRDNGEYRMMGRNDKLLLSHKIAVVAQYKNFDLNGQELLRFTFPLESKNCNIHFLPDKQEYTKYDTELVRSGRKVNTWSSCTDFEFVEPCGLEMEMHELCHGHFEVRDQYDGVALSVQVNWMGEPFNLGHIGTSIGAFLASIFFCCCVRRCCCGKSSKKKDSDSAATEPAVTYNEYRNEPVALRSVQMLSPSETLYPAQPSCAPTGPLQIHNPPTVNVSAPAEQEHTPSFSLSSDSDLRFELKGMNISSAPPLSSDPTYNSVYTSNKLNFL, encoded by the exons ATGttggtgtctctgctgctgctgctgctggcggcGGCCGCTGTTCACGCGG GCGATTTCTATGAGGAGCAGTACGGGAGCACaatcaggatcaggatgagAGGGAGTGCTCATTCCCTCATATTTGTCCCCAGGGACGGCTCAGAATCAGTGATCCTTTGGAAACTCAACGACCCTTCGTTCAGCACGTACAGGCGGGGTGTCATTAATGGCTACTTGGTGATCAATAATCTAACCCAACGTGACAATGGCGAATACAGAATGATGGGCAGAAATGATAAACTCCTGTTGTCACATAAAATCGCGGTTGTAG CACAGTATAAGAACTTTGATCTGAACGGTCAGGAACTACTCAGATTCACATTTCCTCTGGAATCAAAAAACTGCAACATTCACTTCCTCCCAGATAAACAAGAATATACGAAGTATGACACAGAGCTAGTTAGAAGCGGCAGGAAGGTGAACACCTGGTCATCCTGCACAGACTTTGAATTTGTAGAGCCATGCGGGTTGGAGATGGAGATGCATGAGTTGTGCCACGGACACTTTGAGGTCAGAGATCAATATGATGGAGTTGCTTTGTCGGTGCAGGTGAATTGGATGG GCGAACCTTTCAATTTAGGGCACATTGGAACTTCCATTGGCGCTTTCTTGGCCTCAATTTTCTTCTGTTGCTGTGTGagacgctgctgctgcggcaAAAGCTCCAAGAAAAAGGACTCAGACTCTGCTGCCACTGAACCAGCGGTGACATACAACGAG TACCGAAATGAGCCTGTTGCACTGAGGTCAGTACAAATGTTATCGCCCTCTGAGACGCTCTACCCCGCTCAGCCTTCCTGCGCTCCGACTGGCCCTCTG CAGATACACAATCCTCCTACTGTGAAT gtttcagctccagcagagcaggaacacactccctctttctctctttcttctgacTCTGATCTGCGGTTTGAACTGAAGGGAATGAACATATCCTCGGCTCCCCCTCTCAGCTCAGATCCAACTTACAACAGCGTTTATACCTCCAACAAACTCAACTTCCTGTGA
- the LOC109627973 gene encoding uncharacterized protein isoform X9: MQIKHILLLVTINLTPPSITELIHDKHLHLCKCMNSRNESEVVCCDLIVLFSVFFLIHRASSLYFSLGDFYEEQYGSTIRIRMRGSAHSLIFVPRDGSESVILWKLNDPSFSTYRRGVINGYLVINNLTQRDNGEYRMMGRNDKLLLSHKIAVVAQYKNFDLNGQELLRFTFPLESKNCNIHFLPDKQEYTKYDTELVRSGRKVNTWSSCTDFEFVEPCGLEMEMHELCHGHFEVRDQYDGVALSVQVNWMGEPFNLGHIGTSIGAFLASIFFCCCVRRCCCGKSSKKKDSDSAATEPAVTYNEYRNEPVALRSVQMLSPSETLYPAQPSCAPTGPLQIHNPPTVNVPPAYSEVSAPAEQEHTPSFSLSSDSDLRFELKGMNISSAPPLSSDPTYNSVYTSNKLNFL; encoded by the exons ATGCAGATAAAGCATATTTTGTTACTGGTTACAATAAATCTGACTCCACCCTCCATCACAGAACTCATTCATGATAAGCATCTGCATCTGTGTAAATGTATGAATAGTAGAAATGAAAGTGAGGTGGTGTGCTGTGATTTAATAGTTTtattctcagtgttttttttaatccaccgGGCTTCCTCTCTCTACTTCTCTTTAGGCGATTTCTATGAGGAGCAGTACGGGAGCACaatcaggatcaggatgagAGGGAGTGCTCATTCCCTCATATTTGTCCCCAGGGACGGCTCAGAATCAGTGATCCTTTGGAAACTCAACGACCCTTCGTTCAGCACGTACAGGCGGGGTGTCATTAATGGCTACTTGGTGATCAATAATCTAACCCAACGTGACAATGGCGAATACAGAATGATGGGCAGAAATGATAAACTCCTGTTGTCACATAAAATCGCGGTTGTAG CACAGTATAAGAACTTTGATCTGAACGGTCAGGAACTACTCAGATTCACATTTCCTCTGGAATCAAAAAACTGCAACATTCACTTCCTCCCAGATAAACAAGAATATACGAAGTATGACACAGAGCTAGTTAGAAGCGGCAGGAAGGTGAACACCTGGTCATCCTGCACAGACTTTGAATTTGTAGAGCCATGCGGGTTGGAGATGGAGATGCATGAGTTGTGCCACGGACACTTTGAGGTCAGAGATCAATATGATGGAGTTGCTTTGTCGGTGCAGGTGAATTGGATGG GCGAACCTTTCAATTTAGGGCACATTGGAACTTCCATTGGCGCTTTCTTGGCCTCAATTTTCTTCTGTTGCTGTGTGagacgctgctgctgcggcaAAAGCTCCAAGAAAAAGGACTCAGACTCTGCTGCCACTGAACCAGCGGTGACATACAACGAG TACCGAAATGAGCCTGTTGCACTGAGGTCAGTACAAATGTTATCGCCCTCTGAGACGCTCTACCCCGCTCAGCCTTCCTGCGCTCCGACTGGCCCTCTG CAGATACACAATCCTCCTACTGTGAATGTGCCACCTGCTTATTCTGAG gtttcagctccagcagagcaggaacacactccctctttctctctttcttctgacTCTGATCTGCGGTTTGAACTGAAGGGAATGAACATATCCTCGGCTCCCCCTCTCAGCTCAGATCCAACTTACAACAGCGTTTATACCTCCAACAAACTCAACTTCCTGTGA
- the LOC109627973 gene encoding uncharacterized protein isoform X2, with the protein MLVSLLLLLLAAAAVHAGDFYEEQYGSTIRIRMRGSAHSLIFVPRDGSESVILWKLNDPSFSTYRRGVINGYLVINNLTQRDNGEYRMMGRNDKLLLSHKIAVVAQYKNFDLNGQELLRFTFPLESKNCNIHFLPDKQEYTKYDTELVRSGRKVNTWSSCTDFEFVEPCGLEMEMHELCHGHFEVRDQYDGVALSVQVNWMGEPFNLGHIGTSIGAFLASIFFCCCVRRCCCGKSSKKKDSDSAATEPAVTYNEYRNEPVALRSVQMLSPSETLYPAQPSCAPTGPLVSIHNPPTVNVPPAYSEVSAPAEQEHTPSFSLSSDSDLRFELKGMNISSAPPLSSDPTYNSVYTSNKLNFL; encoded by the exons ATGttggtgtctctgctgctgctgctgctggcggcGGCCGCTGTTCACGCGG GCGATTTCTATGAGGAGCAGTACGGGAGCACaatcaggatcaggatgagAGGGAGTGCTCATTCCCTCATATTTGTCCCCAGGGACGGCTCAGAATCAGTGATCCTTTGGAAACTCAACGACCCTTCGTTCAGCACGTACAGGCGGGGTGTCATTAATGGCTACTTGGTGATCAATAATCTAACCCAACGTGACAATGGCGAATACAGAATGATGGGCAGAAATGATAAACTCCTGTTGTCACATAAAATCGCGGTTGTAG CACAGTATAAGAACTTTGATCTGAACGGTCAGGAACTACTCAGATTCACATTTCCTCTGGAATCAAAAAACTGCAACATTCACTTCCTCCCAGATAAACAAGAATATACGAAGTATGACACAGAGCTAGTTAGAAGCGGCAGGAAGGTGAACACCTGGTCATCCTGCACAGACTTTGAATTTGTAGAGCCATGCGGGTTGGAGATGGAGATGCATGAGTTGTGCCACGGACACTTTGAGGTCAGAGATCAATATGATGGAGTTGCTTTGTCGGTGCAGGTGAATTGGATGG GCGAACCTTTCAATTTAGGGCACATTGGAACTTCCATTGGCGCTTTCTTGGCCTCAATTTTCTTCTGTTGCTGTGTGagacgctgctgctgcggcaAAAGCTCCAAGAAAAAGGACTCAGACTCTGCTGCCACTGAACCAGCGGTGACATACAACGAG TACCGAAATGAGCCTGTTGCACTGAGGTCAGTACAAATGTTATCGCCCTCTGAGACGCTCTACCCCGCTCAGCCTTCCTGCGCTCCGACTGGCCCTCTGGTCAGT ATACACAATCCTCCTACTGTGAATGTGCCACCTGCTTATTCTGAG gtttcagctccagcagagcaggaacacactccctctttctctctttcttctgacTCTGATCTGCGGTTTGAACTGAAGGGAATGAACATATCCTCGGCTCCCCCTCTCAGCTCAGATCCAACTTACAACAGCGTTTATACCTCCAACAAACTCAACTTCCTGTGA
- the LOC109627973 gene encoding uncharacterized protein isoform X3 has product MLVSLLLLLLAAAAVHAGDFYEEQYGSTIRIRMRGSAHSLIFVPRDGSESVILWKLNDPSFSTYRRGVINGYLVINNLTQRDNGEYRMMGRNDKLLLSHKIAVVAQYKNFDLNGQELLRFTFPLESKNCNIHFLPDKQEYTKYDTELVRSGRKVNTWSSCTDFEFVEPCGLEMEMHELCHGHFEVRDQYDGVALSVQVNWMGEPFNLGHIGTSIGAFLASIFFCCCVRRCCCGKSSKKKDSDSAATEPAVTYNEYRNEPVALRSVQMLSPSETLYPAQPSCAPTGPLQIHNPPTVNVPPAYSEVSAPAEQEHTPSFSLSSDSDLRFELKGMNISSAPPLSSDPTYNSVYTSNKLNFL; this is encoded by the exons ATGttggtgtctctgctgctgctgctgctggcggcGGCCGCTGTTCACGCGG GCGATTTCTATGAGGAGCAGTACGGGAGCACaatcaggatcaggatgagAGGGAGTGCTCATTCCCTCATATTTGTCCCCAGGGACGGCTCAGAATCAGTGATCCTTTGGAAACTCAACGACCCTTCGTTCAGCACGTACAGGCGGGGTGTCATTAATGGCTACTTGGTGATCAATAATCTAACCCAACGTGACAATGGCGAATACAGAATGATGGGCAGAAATGATAAACTCCTGTTGTCACATAAAATCGCGGTTGTAG CACAGTATAAGAACTTTGATCTGAACGGTCAGGAACTACTCAGATTCACATTTCCTCTGGAATCAAAAAACTGCAACATTCACTTCCTCCCAGATAAACAAGAATATACGAAGTATGACACAGAGCTAGTTAGAAGCGGCAGGAAGGTGAACACCTGGTCATCCTGCACAGACTTTGAATTTGTAGAGCCATGCGGGTTGGAGATGGAGATGCATGAGTTGTGCCACGGACACTTTGAGGTCAGAGATCAATATGATGGAGTTGCTTTGTCGGTGCAGGTGAATTGGATGG GCGAACCTTTCAATTTAGGGCACATTGGAACTTCCATTGGCGCTTTCTTGGCCTCAATTTTCTTCTGTTGCTGTGTGagacgctgctgctgcggcaAAAGCTCCAAGAAAAAGGACTCAGACTCTGCTGCCACTGAACCAGCGGTGACATACAACGAG TACCGAAATGAGCCTGTTGCACTGAGGTCAGTACAAATGTTATCGCCCTCTGAGACGCTCTACCCCGCTCAGCCTTCCTGCGCTCCGACTGGCCCTCTG CAGATACACAATCCTCCTACTGTGAATGTGCCACCTGCTTATTCTGAG gtttcagctccagcagagcaggaacacactccctctttctctctttcttctgacTCTGATCTGCGGTTTGAACTGAAGGGAATGAACATATCCTCGGCTCCCCCTCTCAGCTCAGATCCAACTTACAACAGCGTTTATACCTCCAACAAACTCAACTTCCTGTGA
- the LOC109627973 gene encoding uncharacterized protein isoform X8, which yields MLVSLLLLLLAAAAVHAGDFYEEQYGSTIRIRMRGSAHSLIFVPRDGSESVILWKLNDPSFSTYRRGVINGYLVINNLTQRDNGEYRMMGRNDKLLLSHKIAVVAQYKNFDLNGQELLRFTFPLESKNCNIHFLPDKQEYTKYDTELVRSGRKVNTWSSCTDFEFVEPCGLEMEMHELCHGHFEVRDQYDGVALSVQVNWMGEPFNLGHIGTSIGAFLASIFFCCCVRRCCCGKSSKKKDSDSAATEPAVTYNEYRNEPVALRSVQMLSPSETLYPAQPSCAPTGPLIHNPPTVNVSAPAEQEHTPSFSLSSDSDLRFELKGMNISSAPPLSSDPTYNSVYTSNKLNFL from the exons ATGttggtgtctctgctgctgctgctgctggcggcGGCCGCTGTTCACGCGG GCGATTTCTATGAGGAGCAGTACGGGAGCACaatcaggatcaggatgagAGGGAGTGCTCATTCCCTCATATTTGTCCCCAGGGACGGCTCAGAATCAGTGATCCTTTGGAAACTCAACGACCCTTCGTTCAGCACGTACAGGCGGGGTGTCATTAATGGCTACTTGGTGATCAATAATCTAACCCAACGTGACAATGGCGAATACAGAATGATGGGCAGAAATGATAAACTCCTGTTGTCACATAAAATCGCGGTTGTAG CACAGTATAAGAACTTTGATCTGAACGGTCAGGAACTACTCAGATTCACATTTCCTCTGGAATCAAAAAACTGCAACATTCACTTCCTCCCAGATAAACAAGAATATACGAAGTATGACACAGAGCTAGTTAGAAGCGGCAGGAAGGTGAACACCTGGTCATCCTGCACAGACTTTGAATTTGTAGAGCCATGCGGGTTGGAGATGGAGATGCATGAGTTGTGCCACGGACACTTTGAGGTCAGAGATCAATATGATGGAGTTGCTTTGTCGGTGCAGGTGAATTGGATGG GCGAACCTTTCAATTTAGGGCACATTGGAACTTCCATTGGCGCTTTCTTGGCCTCAATTTTCTTCTGTTGCTGTGTGagacgctgctgctgcggcaAAAGCTCCAAGAAAAAGGACTCAGACTCTGCTGCCACTGAACCAGCGGTGACATACAACGAG TACCGAAATGAGCCTGTTGCACTGAGGTCAGTACAAATGTTATCGCCCTCTGAGACGCTCTACCCCGCTCAGCCTTCCTGCGCTCCGACTGGCCCTCTG ATACACAATCCTCCTACTGTGAAT gtttcagctccagcagagcaggaacacactccctctttctctctttcttctgacTCTGATCTGCGGTTTGAACTGAAGGGAATGAACATATCCTCGGCTCCCCCTCTCAGCTCAGATCCAACTTACAACAGCGTTTATACCTCCAACAAACTCAACTTCCTGTGA
- the LOC109627973 gene encoding uncharacterized protein isoform X1 — protein sequence MLVSLLLLLLAAAAVHAGDFYEEQYGSTIRIRMRGSAHSLIFVPRDGSESVILWKLNDPSFSTYRRGVINGYLVINNLTQRDNGEYRMMGRNDKLLLSHKIAVVAQYKNFDLNGQELLRFTFPLESKNCNIHFLPDKQEYTKYDTELVRSGRKVNTWSSCTDFEFVEPCGLEMEMHELCHGHFEVRDQYDGVALSVQVNWMGEPFNLGHIGTSIGAFLASIFFCCCVRRCCCGKSSKKKDSDSAATEPAVTYNEYRNEPVALRSVQMLSPSETLYPAQPSCAPTGPLVSQIHNPPTVNVPPAYSEVSAPAEQEHTPSFSLSSDSDLRFELKGMNISSAPPLSSDPTYNSVYTSNKLNFL from the exons ATGttggtgtctctgctgctgctgctgctggcggcGGCCGCTGTTCACGCGG GCGATTTCTATGAGGAGCAGTACGGGAGCACaatcaggatcaggatgagAGGGAGTGCTCATTCCCTCATATTTGTCCCCAGGGACGGCTCAGAATCAGTGATCCTTTGGAAACTCAACGACCCTTCGTTCAGCACGTACAGGCGGGGTGTCATTAATGGCTACTTGGTGATCAATAATCTAACCCAACGTGACAATGGCGAATACAGAATGATGGGCAGAAATGATAAACTCCTGTTGTCACATAAAATCGCGGTTGTAG CACAGTATAAGAACTTTGATCTGAACGGTCAGGAACTACTCAGATTCACATTTCCTCTGGAATCAAAAAACTGCAACATTCACTTCCTCCCAGATAAACAAGAATATACGAAGTATGACACAGAGCTAGTTAGAAGCGGCAGGAAGGTGAACACCTGGTCATCCTGCACAGACTTTGAATTTGTAGAGCCATGCGGGTTGGAGATGGAGATGCATGAGTTGTGCCACGGACACTTTGAGGTCAGAGATCAATATGATGGAGTTGCTTTGTCGGTGCAGGTGAATTGGATGG GCGAACCTTTCAATTTAGGGCACATTGGAACTTCCATTGGCGCTTTCTTGGCCTCAATTTTCTTCTGTTGCTGTGTGagacgctgctgctgcggcaAAAGCTCCAAGAAAAAGGACTCAGACTCTGCTGCCACTGAACCAGCGGTGACATACAACGAG TACCGAAATGAGCCTGTTGCACTGAGGTCAGTACAAATGTTATCGCCCTCTGAGACGCTCTACCCCGCTCAGCCTTCCTGCGCTCCGACTGGCCCTCTGGTCAGT CAGATACACAATCCTCCTACTGTGAATGTGCCACCTGCTTATTCTGAG gtttcagctccagcagagcaggaacacactccctctttctctctttcttctgacTCTGATCTGCGGTTTGAACTGAAGGGAATGAACATATCCTCGGCTCCCCCTCTCAGCTCAGATCCAACTTACAACAGCGTTTATACCTCCAACAAACTCAACTTCCTGTGA
- the LOC109627973 gene encoding uncharacterized protein isoform X6: MLVSLLLLLLAAAAVHAGDFYEEQYGSTIRIRMRGSAHSLIFVPRDGSESVILWKLNDPSFSTYRRGVINGYLVINNLTQRDNGEYRMMGRNDKLLLSHKIAVVAQYKNFDLNGQELLRFTFPLESKNCNIHFLPDKQEYTKYDTELVRSGRKVNTWSSCTDFEFVEPCGLEMEMHELCHGHFEVRDQYDGVALSVQVNWMGEPFNLGHIGTSIGAFLASIFFCCCVRRCCCGKSSKKKDSDSAATEPAVTYNEYRNEPVALRSVQMLSPSETLYPAQPSCAPTGPLVSIHNPPTVNVSAPAEQEHTPSFSLSSDSDLRFELKGMNISSAPPLSSDPTYNSVYTSNKLNFL, encoded by the exons ATGttggtgtctctgctgctgctgctgctggcggcGGCCGCTGTTCACGCGG GCGATTTCTATGAGGAGCAGTACGGGAGCACaatcaggatcaggatgagAGGGAGTGCTCATTCCCTCATATTTGTCCCCAGGGACGGCTCAGAATCAGTGATCCTTTGGAAACTCAACGACCCTTCGTTCAGCACGTACAGGCGGGGTGTCATTAATGGCTACTTGGTGATCAATAATCTAACCCAACGTGACAATGGCGAATACAGAATGATGGGCAGAAATGATAAACTCCTGTTGTCACATAAAATCGCGGTTGTAG CACAGTATAAGAACTTTGATCTGAACGGTCAGGAACTACTCAGATTCACATTTCCTCTGGAATCAAAAAACTGCAACATTCACTTCCTCCCAGATAAACAAGAATATACGAAGTATGACACAGAGCTAGTTAGAAGCGGCAGGAAGGTGAACACCTGGTCATCCTGCACAGACTTTGAATTTGTAGAGCCATGCGGGTTGGAGATGGAGATGCATGAGTTGTGCCACGGACACTTTGAGGTCAGAGATCAATATGATGGAGTTGCTTTGTCGGTGCAGGTGAATTGGATGG GCGAACCTTTCAATTTAGGGCACATTGGAACTTCCATTGGCGCTTTCTTGGCCTCAATTTTCTTCTGTTGCTGTGTGagacgctgctgctgcggcaAAAGCTCCAAGAAAAAGGACTCAGACTCTGCTGCCACTGAACCAGCGGTGACATACAACGAG TACCGAAATGAGCCTGTTGCACTGAGGTCAGTACAAATGTTATCGCCCTCTGAGACGCTCTACCCCGCTCAGCCTTCCTGCGCTCCGACTGGCCCTCTGGTCAGT ATACACAATCCTCCTACTGTGAAT gtttcagctccagcagagcaggaacacactccctctttctctctttcttctgacTCTGATCTGCGGTTTGAACTGAAGGGAATGAACATATCCTCGGCTCCCCCTCTCAGCTCAGATCCAACTTACAACAGCGTTTATACCTCCAACAAACTCAACTTCCTGTGA
- the LOC109627973 gene encoding uncharacterized protein isoform X5 translates to MLVSLLLLLLAAAAVHAGDFYEEQYGSTIRIRMRGSAHSLIFVPRDGSESVILWKLNDPSFSTYRRGVINGYLVINNLTQRDNGEYRMMGRNDKLLLSHKIAVVAQYKNFDLNGQELLRFTFPLESKNCNIHFLPDKQEYTKYDTELVRSGRKVNTWSSCTDFEFVEPCGLEMEMHELCHGHFEVRDQYDGVALSVQVNWMGEPFNLGHIGTSIGAFLASIFFCCCVRRCCCGKSSKKKDSDSAATEPAVTYNEYRNEPVALRSVQMLSPSETLYPAQPSCAPTGPLVSQIHNPPTVNVSAPAEQEHTPSFSLSSDSDLRFELKGMNISSAPPLSSDPTYNSVYTSNKLNFL, encoded by the exons ATGttggtgtctctgctgctgctgctgctggcggcGGCCGCTGTTCACGCGG GCGATTTCTATGAGGAGCAGTACGGGAGCACaatcaggatcaggatgagAGGGAGTGCTCATTCCCTCATATTTGTCCCCAGGGACGGCTCAGAATCAGTGATCCTTTGGAAACTCAACGACCCTTCGTTCAGCACGTACAGGCGGGGTGTCATTAATGGCTACTTGGTGATCAATAATCTAACCCAACGTGACAATGGCGAATACAGAATGATGGGCAGAAATGATAAACTCCTGTTGTCACATAAAATCGCGGTTGTAG CACAGTATAAGAACTTTGATCTGAACGGTCAGGAACTACTCAGATTCACATTTCCTCTGGAATCAAAAAACTGCAACATTCACTTCCTCCCAGATAAACAAGAATATACGAAGTATGACACAGAGCTAGTTAGAAGCGGCAGGAAGGTGAACACCTGGTCATCCTGCACAGACTTTGAATTTGTAGAGCCATGCGGGTTGGAGATGGAGATGCATGAGTTGTGCCACGGACACTTTGAGGTCAGAGATCAATATGATGGAGTTGCTTTGTCGGTGCAGGTGAATTGGATGG GCGAACCTTTCAATTTAGGGCACATTGGAACTTCCATTGGCGCTTTCTTGGCCTCAATTTTCTTCTGTTGCTGTGTGagacgctgctgctgcggcaAAAGCTCCAAGAAAAAGGACTCAGACTCTGCTGCCACTGAACCAGCGGTGACATACAACGAG TACCGAAATGAGCCTGTTGCACTGAGGTCAGTACAAATGTTATCGCCCTCTGAGACGCTCTACCCCGCTCAGCCTTCCTGCGCTCCGACTGGCCCTCTGGTCAGT CAGATACACAATCCTCCTACTGTGAAT gtttcagctccagcagagcaggaacacactccctctttctctctttcttctgacTCTGATCTGCGGTTTGAACTGAAGGGAATGAACATATCCTCGGCTCCCCCTCTCAGCTCAGATCCAACTTACAACAGCGTTTATACCTCCAACAAACTCAACTTCCTGTGA
- the LOC109627973 gene encoding uncharacterized protein isoform X4, which produces MLVSLLLLLLAAAAVHAGDFYEEQYGSTIRIRMRGSAHSLIFVPRDGSESVILWKLNDPSFSTYRRGVINGYLVINNLTQRDNGEYRMMGRNDKLLLSHKIAVVAQYKNFDLNGQELLRFTFPLESKNCNIHFLPDKQEYTKYDTELVRSGRKVNTWSSCTDFEFVEPCGLEMEMHELCHGHFEVRDQYDGVALSVQVNWMGEPFNLGHIGTSIGAFLASIFFCCCVRRCCCGKSSKKKDSDSAATEPAVTYNEYRNEPVALRSVQMLSPSETLYPAQPSCAPTGPLIHNPPTVNVPPAYSEVSAPAEQEHTPSFSLSSDSDLRFELKGMNISSAPPLSSDPTYNSVYTSNKLNFL; this is translated from the exons ATGttggtgtctctgctgctgctgctgctggcggcGGCCGCTGTTCACGCGG GCGATTTCTATGAGGAGCAGTACGGGAGCACaatcaggatcaggatgagAGGGAGTGCTCATTCCCTCATATTTGTCCCCAGGGACGGCTCAGAATCAGTGATCCTTTGGAAACTCAACGACCCTTCGTTCAGCACGTACAGGCGGGGTGTCATTAATGGCTACTTGGTGATCAATAATCTAACCCAACGTGACAATGGCGAATACAGAATGATGGGCAGAAATGATAAACTCCTGTTGTCACATAAAATCGCGGTTGTAG CACAGTATAAGAACTTTGATCTGAACGGTCAGGAACTACTCAGATTCACATTTCCTCTGGAATCAAAAAACTGCAACATTCACTTCCTCCCAGATAAACAAGAATATACGAAGTATGACACAGAGCTAGTTAGAAGCGGCAGGAAGGTGAACACCTGGTCATCCTGCACAGACTTTGAATTTGTAGAGCCATGCGGGTTGGAGATGGAGATGCATGAGTTGTGCCACGGACACTTTGAGGTCAGAGATCAATATGATGGAGTTGCTTTGTCGGTGCAGGTGAATTGGATGG GCGAACCTTTCAATTTAGGGCACATTGGAACTTCCATTGGCGCTTTCTTGGCCTCAATTTTCTTCTGTTGCTGTGTGagacgctgctgctgcggcaAAAGCTCCAAGAAAAAGGACTCAGACTCTGCTGCCACTGAACCAGCGGTGACATACAACGAG TACCGAAATGAGCCTGTTGCACTGAGGTCAGTACAAATGTTATCGCCCTCTGAGACGCTCTACCCCGCTCAGCCTTCCTGCGCTCCGACTGGCCCTCTG ATACACAATCCTCCTACTGTGAATGTGCCACCTGCTTATTCTGAG gtttcagctccagcagagcaggaacacactccctctttctctctttcttctgacTCTGATCTGCGGTTTGAACTGAAGGGAATGAACATATCCTCGGCTCCCCCTCTCAGCTCAGATCCAACTTACAACAGCGTTTATACCTCCAACAAACTCAACTTCCTGTGA